In Methanobacteriales archaeon HGW-Methanobacteriales-1, the following are encoded in one genomic region:
- a CDS encoding ECF transporter S component gives MDYLTLSIWIIFILLIIGGIIGFFRIFENSNPRVENLVLIAILVAISVMGTLPTAAIPGLQLASFIIIMTGIIFGRETGFITGVLTALVIGLFLGLGYWTIFQMIAWGIMGLSAGILSSKLENAYIRIVFGFMWGFFYGWITDISMLPFISTLNITAILGVFAASIPFDLVHGLTNAILLALFYGLFKRIFTRAKDKFILSDLKESSVK, from the coding sequence ATGGATTACTTAACTTTAAGCATTTGGATAATTTTTATCTTGTTGATTATTGGAGGAATAATAGGCTTTTTTAGAATTTTTGAGAATTCAAACCCTCGTGTTGAAAATTTAGTTCTTATAGCAATATTAGTTGCCATAAGTGTCATGGGGACACTCCCTACCGCAGCCATACCTGGTTTGCAATTAGCTTCATTCATAATAATCATGACCGGGATAATATTTGGAAGAGAAACTGGATTTATAACAGGAGTTCTCACTGCACTTGTAATTGGACTTTTTTTAGGGTTAGGCTACTGGACCATATTCCAGATGATTGCATGGGGCATTATGGGATTAAGTGCTGGAATTTTAAGCTCTAAACTTGAAAATGCATATATAAGAATAGTATTTGGTTTTATGTGGGGATTCTTTTATGGATGGATTACTGATATCTCCATGTTACCATTCATTAGCACATTAAATATAACTGCTATTTTAGGCGTTTTTGCGGCAAGCATTCCATTTGATCTAGTTCATGGATTAACCAATGCAATTCTTTTGGCCCTATTTTATGGTTTGTTTAAACGTATATTTACCCGAGCTAAAGATAAATTTATTTTATCAGATTTAAAAGAAAGCTCTGTTAAATGA